In Marivirga salinae, a single window of DNA contains:
- a CDS encoding YifB family Mg chelatase-like AAA ATPase, with the protein MLAKSYGSSVFGVDANVITIEVNVSQGTKFHMVGLPDNAIKESEHRIDAAIKYSGYKMPRQKVVVNLAPADVKKEGSAYDLPIALGILSGSEQIFTEALGNYMIMGELALDGTLRPIKGVLPIAIEARKQGFKGFILPQENAAEAAIVNNLDVIPVTNLNDAIGVLEGTSDIKPMEMDTRDIFFTNINDYEADFADVQGQENIKRALEIAAAGGHNVIMVGPPGAGKTMLAKRFPSILPPLSLTEALETTKIHSVAGRLGPNASLIATRPYRAPHHTISDVALVGGGGIPQPGEISLANNGVLFLDELPEFKRTVLEVMRQPLEERRVTISRAKVSVEFPANFMLLASMNPCPCGYYNHPEKECVCPPGSVKRYLNKVSGPLLDRIDLHVEVTPVSFDQMTADRKAESSDTIRKRVIAAKEIQEKRFEGLEEVHSNALMPSQMVKEVCVINSAGKALLKNAMEKLGLSARAYDRIMKVSRTIADLAGSEDIKIEHLAEAIQYRSLDREEWAG; encoded by the coding sequence CCATAGAAGTTAATGTAAGCCAAGGTACAAAATTTCACATGGTAGGTTTGCCCGATAATGCCATTAAAGAAAGTGAACATCGAATTGATGCTGCTATAAAATATAGCGGATACAAAATGCCTCGCCAAAAAGTAGTAGTTAACTTAGCACCTGCTGATGTAAAAAAAGAAGGCTCTGCTTATGACTTGCCAATTGCTTTAGGAATTTTAAGTGGGTCTGAACAGATATTCACCGAGGCATTAGGCAATTATATGATAATGGGAGAATTAGCTTTGGACGGAACACTCCGGCCCATAAAAGGTGTTTTGCCTATTGCCATAGAAGCTAGAAAACAGGGGTTTAAAGGCTTTATACTTCCACAGGAAAATGCAGCAGAAGCAGCTATTGTTAATAATTTAGATGTGATTCCTGTCACAAATTTAAATGATGCCATTGGTGTTTTAGAAGGAACCTCGGATATAAAACCAATGGAAATGGATACTCGTGACATCTTCTTCACTAATATTAATGATTACGAAGCAGATTTTGCAGATGTACAAGGTCAGGAAAATATTAAAAGAGCTTTAGAAATTGCAGCAGCCGGTGGACATAATGTGATTATGGTCGGGCCTCCCGGAGCAGGAAAAACAATGCTGGCTAAAAGATTTCCCTCAATTTTACCTCCATTAAGCTTAACCGAAGCTCTAGAAACCACAAAAATACATTCTGTTGCCGGAAGATTGGGGCCTAACGCTTCTTTGATTGCAACACGCCCATACCGAGCACCCCACCATACAATTTCTGATGTTGCTTTAGTAGGAGGTGGTGGTATTCCTCAACCAGGTGAAATTTCATTAGCTAATAATGGAGTTTTGTTTTTGGATGAATTACCAGAATTCAAAAGGACAGTTTTAGAAGTAATGCGTCAACCACTGGAAGAACGAAGAGTAACAATTTCCAGAGCAAAAGTTTCTGTTGAATTCCCTGCTAATTTTATGTTGTTGGCTAGTATGAATCCATGTCCATGCGGATATTATAATCACCCTGAAAAAGAATGTGTTTGTCCTCCAGGTTCTGTAAAACGGTATTTGAATAAAGTTAGTGGCCCACTTTTGGATAGAATTGATTTGCATGTAGAGGTTACTCCGGTTTCATTCGATCAAATGACGGCTGATCGTAAAGCTGAAAGCAGTGATACCATTCGCAAGAGGGTAATAGCTGCTAAAGAAATACAGGAGAAAAGATTTGAAGGCTTAGAGGAGGTTCATTCCAATGCTTTGATGCCTTCTCAAATGGTAAAAGAAGTTTGCGTAATAAACTCCGCAGGAAAGGCGTTGTTAAAGAATGCAATGGAAAAATTGGGACTTTCAGCACGGGCTTATGATAGAATTATGAAAGTTTCCCGTACAATAGCTGATTTAGCAGGAAGTGAAGATATTAAAATTGAGCATTTAGCTGAAGCAATTCAATATAGAAGTTTAGACAGAGAAGAATGGGCAGGTTGA
- a CDS encoding DUF6134 family protein: MSFISFSQELIYDVTIEGKPVGNMLVTKKALDSGKIYYSAVMDLEYKLFRPTQMVQLHEAIYQNDTLRQTYFVDKRNGETIKEAKMEQLLGKQYYRTTMDTSKAWHEKPVVKSVVKLYFEEPQKRDSVFSESTHQYNKVAKLPDGNRFMMLNDEGEKSIFKYNENGTCIQRNFNLGAVEYEIKLNDRKE, from the coding sequence ATGAGTTTCATTAGTTTCTCTCAGGAACTCATTTATGATGTCACTATTGAAGGAAAACCGGTGGGCAATATGCTTGTAACCAAAAAAGCATTGGATAGTGGAAAGATTTATTATTCAGCTGTTATGGATTTGGAGTATAAACTTTTTAGACCAACTCAAATGGTGCAATTGCATGAAGCTATTTATCAAAATGACACTTTACGTCAAACTTATTTTGTAGATAAAAGAAATGGAGAAACGATAAAGGAGGCTAAGATGGAGCAGCTGCTCGGTAAGCAATATTACCGAACCACTATGGATACTTCAAAAGCATGGCATGAAAAACCAGTAGTGAAAAGTGTAGTAAAACTTTATTTTGAAGAACCTCAGAAAAGAGATTCAGTCTTCTCGGAAAGTACTCACCAATATAATAAAGTAGCAAAATTACCAGATGGAAACCGCTTTATGATGTTAAATGATGAAGGGGAGAAGTCTATTTTTAAGTATAATGAAAATGGGACTTGTATTCAACGTAACTTTAATCTTGGTGCTGTGGAATATGAAATAAAACTTAATGATAGGAAAGAGTAA
- a CDS encoding RagB/SusD family nutrient uptake outer membrane protein, translating to MKNINIKSIASGLVAFSMLFFYSCEFEDQVDPNNPNLQQYNQDATVNELNNIVVGMESGMRNGLALYVTSTGSIARELYLFNADPRNTEDLLGKNGGQLDNNVFYLNGPYNGSYTNVKNANILLNALDNTEFVSDQEKNGYRGFANTVIALQELRVLNMLDENGIRIDVANPDNLGPFVGKSAALTHIAELLNTANTQLGNAGAEFPFSLSSGFDGFNTPTTFALFNRALAARVAIYREEWGSVAGLLADSFYDPNGDLRVGPKHSFSTASGDLLNGLYKIPGNNGDMIVVHDRYLNNAEDGADTVDLRIITKMSRRENAASQDGLNGELETALFESPTSPIDIIRNEELVLISAEAKMQNGDIPGAIADIDIIRDYAGLEPYSGAQTKEAVIEELLIQRQYSFWCEGHAMVDLRRYGRLDDDYLPIDREGDQVFSQFPVPLTEAE from the coding sequence ATGAAAAATATTAATATAAAATCAATAGCATCAGGATTAGTAGCATTTTCTATGCTATTCTTCTATTCATGTGAATTTGAAGATCAGGTAGACCCTAATAATCCGAATTTACAGCAATACAATCAAGATGCGACAGTTAATGAACTCAACAACATTGTGGTTGGCATGGAGTCTGGAATGCGTAATGGACTAGCATTGTATGTAACTTCTACGGGTTCAATCGCTCGAGAATTGTACCTATTTAATGCAGATCCTAGAAATACCGAGGATTTACTTGGTAAGAATGGCGGTCAGCTAGACAACAATGTTTTCTATCTGAATGGCCCGTATAACGGTAGTTACACTAATGTCAAGAATGCTAATATTCTATTGAATGCTTTGGATAACACAGAATTTGTATCTGATCAAGAGAAAAATGGTTATAGAGGTTTTGCAAATACTGTAATTGCTTTACAGGAGTTAAGAGTATTGAATATGCTTGATGAAAATGGAATTAGAATTGATGTGGCAAATCCTGATAATTTAGGCCCCTTTGTAGGTAAGAGTGCTGCTTTAACACACATTGCAGAATTGCTAAATACTGCCAACACTCAATTAGGTAATGCTGGTGCTGAATTTCCTTTTAGTCTTTCATCTGGTTTTGATGGATTTAATACGCCAACAACTTTTGCGTTGTTCAACAGGGCGTTGGCTGCTAGAGTTGCCATATATAGAGAAGAATGGGGATCAGTGGCAGGATTACTTGCAGATTCCTTTTATGATCCCAATGGTGATTTAAGGGTTGGTCCAAAGCATAGCTTTTCGACTGCTTCAGGAGATCTATTGAATGGTCTATATAAGATTCCTGGAAATAATGGTGATATGATTGTAGTGCATGACAGGTATTTAAATAATGCTGAAGATGGGGCCGATACAGTTGATTTAAGAATAATCACAAAAATGTCCAGAAGAGAAAACGCAGCTTCTCAGGATGGGTTAAATGGTGAGCTTGAAACAGCTTTATTTGAAAGCCCAACTTCACCGATTGATATCATTCGAAATGAGGAGTTAGTCTTGATTTCAGCAGAAGCTAAAATGCAAAATGGTGATATTCCAGGTGCTATCGCTGATATAGATATAATCAGAGATTATGCTGGTCTTGAGCCTTATAGTGGTGCTCAAACCAAAGAAGCTGTAATTGAAGAATTATTAATTCAAAGACAATATTCTTTTTGGTGTGAAGGTCATGCAATGGTAGATTTAAGAAGATACGGAAGATTAGATGATGATTATTTACCAATTGACAGAGAAGGTGATCAAGTTTTTAGTCAGTTTCCAGTTCCATTAACTGAAGCTGAATAA
- a CDS encoding SusC/RagA family TonB-linked outer membrane protein has protein sequence MKKQYLLLIILFLMGTFSYAQDRVIEGTVVSASDGLPLIGATVVKKGSTSGATTDLDGKFKIELSKPEVLVVSFIGFAQKEIAVNPDQTGDLTIRLEEDITKLNEVVVSGLASSVKRSNLGNAVATVSSEELTGMTNQPTMDNALYGKVTGINITSSSGAPGGGVAMRLRGVTSITGNNQPLFIIDGVYVSNAEIPSGLRNASGANSGNEENASNRIADLAPSDIENIEILKGPSAAAIYGSRANAGVVIITTKRGKRGETRVNLTQDVGFSTIQRKVGIGQRDWTPALVAEVFGPDEVARYNAALNGRGLIDYEEEIYGETGLITDTKISATGGSEDTKFYVGASLRDEEGIIKNTGYTRASVRANIDHELTDRIKFTTSSNFVNSTTQRGFTGNENEGGLSYGYNMAFTRPWANLYPDEFGNYPDNPNAAGNMLLVRDRALNDEVINRFIQGASIDINLYETDQSFLKFKWNGGFDSYNLETYVYVPEYHQAQGVQNGFIGVGKNSIFNTNNQGFLVWDNYLSGGSIQLTSQVGYTYITFDRDLVYNQATQLIPGQTTLGQSGTQELGQTLQNVKEFGFFAQQEMNYEDKIIATLGVRADKSTLNADQNQFYYFPKASVALNLANFNFWNLDLFNQFKLRTAYGETGSSATFGSLYTSFQAVNIGGSPGVSVGGLRGSQDLIPETASEFETGIDVTLLDNKLSFTATYYNRNIYDLILQRALQPSTGFNLEVTNLADLQNQGLELALNASPVQNENFVWTSTTNFWFNRSEITRLDVPPFAPAGSGFGLGLGTAFIEEGQPVTQLKGTIDGEVVTVGDAEPDFQTSFLNSFTIFKNFDFSFLIHVKEGGNNLNLTTFLTDLAGLTGDLDDPSGIERTSNPNTDRFIEDASYMRLREIALYYRLPESAVDVFNGAVNKIKIGASGRNLWTVTSYTGYDPEVSAKGGTGLSTGLDVNPFPSTKQVYFHLALEF, from the coding sequence ATGAAAAAACAGTATCTATTATTGATTATTCTATTCCTGATGGGAACGTTTTCATACGCTCAAGATCGGGTGATAGAAGGAACAGTTGTGAGTGCCAGCGATGGTTTACCTTTGATTGGTGCTACAGTTGTGAAAAAAGGATCGACTTCGGGAGCCACAACTGATTTAGACGGAAAGTTTAAAATTGAACTTTCTAAACCAGAGGTTTTAGTGGTTTCTTTTATTGGATTTGCTCAAAAAGAAATTGCTGTTAATCCAGATCAAACTGGTGATTTAACAATTAGACTTGAAGAAGATATCACTAAACTAAATGAAGTGGTAGTTTCCGGTCTGGCATCAAGTGTAAAAAGATCTAATTTAGGTAATGCGGTAGCTACGGTTTCTTCTGAAGAATTAACCGGAATGACCAACCAACCTACTATGGACAATGCTTTATATGGTAAAGTAACAGGGATAAATATTACTTCTAGCTCTGGAGCACCAGGAGGTGGTGTTGCTATGAGGTTGAGAGGAGTTACCTCTATTACAGGAAATAATCAACCCTTATTTATCATTGACGGTGTTTATGTAAGTAATGCAGAAATTCCAAGTGGATTAAGGAATGCATCAGGTGCAAATTCTGGAAACGAAGAAAATGCATCAAACAGGATTGCGGACTTGGCACCTAGTGATATTGAAAATATAGAGATTTTAAAAGGTCCATCAGCTGCTGCTATTTATGGTTCACGTGCTAATGCAGGTGTTGTTATCATAACTACCAAACGAGGGAAAAGAGGAGAAACTAGAGTTAACCTTACCCAAGATGTGGGTTTCAGCACAATCCAAAGAAAAGTAGGTATTGGTCAGAGAGATTGGACACCTGCTTTAGTAGCGGAAGTATTTGGCCCTGACGAAGTGGCTAGATATAATGCCGCATTAAACGGAAGAGGCTTAATTGATTATGAAGAAGAAATATATGGAGAGACTGGTTTAATAACAGACACAAAAATTAGTGCAACTGGTGGAAGCGAGGACACTAAATTTTATGTTGGTGCTTCTTTAAGAGATGAAGAGGGAATAATTAAAAATACTGGATATACAAGAGCAAGTGTTCGGGCTAATATTGATCACGAATTAACTGATAGAATAAAATTCACCACTTCAAGTAATTTTGTAAATTCCACCACTCAAAGAGGTTTTACAGGAAATGAAAATGAAGGTGGTTTGAGTTATGGTTATAATATGGCTTTTACCCGCCCTTGGGCAAATCTGTATCCTGATGAATTTGGCAACTATCCTGACAATCCAAATGCTGCCGGTAATATGTTATTAGTTAGAGACCGAGCATTAAATGATGAGGTAATTAATCGTTTTATTCAAGGTGCAAGCATAGATATTAATCTATATGAAACTGACCAATCATTCTTGAAATTTAAATGGAATGGTGGCTTTGATTCTTATAACCTTGAGACATATGTATATGTGCCAGAATATCATCAGGCACAAGGAGTACAGAATGGATTTATTGGAGTTGGAAAAAACAGTATCTTCAATACCAACAACCAAGGATTTTTAGTTTGGGATAATTACCTAAGTGGAGGATCAATTCAATTGACTTCTCAAGTTGGTTATACTTATATTACTTTTGATAGAGATCTGGTATATAATCAAGCTACACAATTGATTCCTGGTCAGACCACTTTGGGCCAATCTGGTACTCAGGAATTAGGTCAAACGTTACAAAACGTAAAAGAATTCGGTTTCTTTGCTCAGCAAGAAATGAATTATGAAGATAAAATCATTGCTACATTAGGTGTAAGAGCTGATAAATCAACATTAAATGCCGATCAAAATCAATTCTACTACTTTCCAAAAGCTTCAGTTGCTTTAAACTTAGCTAATTTTAATTTTTGGAACTTAGATTTATTCAATCAATTCAAATTAAGAACCGCTTATGGTGAAACAGGATCTAGTGCAACTTTTGGTTCGCTATATACAAGTTTCCAAGCAGTAAATATCGGGGGTTCTCCAGGGGTTTCCGTTGGAGGATTGAGAGGAAGTCAAGATTTAATACCAGAAACTGCTTCTGAATTTGAAACTGGTATAGATGTTACATTATTAGATAATAAGCTTTCATTTACAGCTACTTATTATAATAGAAATATCTATGATTTAATTCTTCAAAGAGCCTTACAACCTTCAACTGGATTTAACTTAGAGGTTACAAACCTTGCCGATTTGCAAAACCAAGGATTAGAGTTAGCATTAAATGCCAGCCCAGTGCAAAACGAAAATTTCGTTTGGACTTCTACTACCAATTTCTGGTTTAACAGATCAGAAATTACGAGATTGGATGTACCTCCTTTTGCACCTGCAGGTTCTGGATTTGGTTTAGGACTTGGTACTGCATTTATAGAGGAAGGTCAACCAGTAACACAATTAAAAGGTACTATTGACGGTGAAGTGGTAACAGTAGGAGATGCAGAGCCTGATTTCCAAACATCATTCTTAAATAGCTTTACAATATTCAAGAACTTTGACTTTAGTTTCTTAATTCATGTTAAGGAAGGCGGAAACAACTTGAATTTAACAACTTTTTTAACAGATTTAGCAGGTTTAACGGGTGACTTGGATGATCCTTCAGGTATTGAAAGAACGTCTAATCCTAATACTGATAGATTTATAGAGGATGCCTCTTATATGAGATTAAGAGAAATTGCTTTATACTATAGATTACCAGAATCAGCAGTAGATGTATTCAATGGCGCGGTTAATAAAATCAAGATTGGGGCTTCTGGAAGAAATTTATGGACAGTAACCTCTTATACAGGATATGATCCTGAGGTGTCCGCTAAAGGCGGGACAGGACTTTCCACTGGCTTGGATGTAAACCCTTTCCCATCAACTAAACAAGTTTATTTTCACCTAGCCTTAGAATTTTAA
- a CDS encoding ArsO family NAD(P)H-dependent flavin-containing monooxygenase, producing the protein MQEQKIHDVIIIGGGQSALACGYYLRRTDLEYVILDNQEKCGGAWQHGWKSLTLFSPAEHSSLPGWLMPKSENEFPSREEVIDYICQYEKRYRLPVERPFEVKDVEKEADYFEIITDKSTFYSKTIISATGTWEKPFIPEVPGKEKFSGKQVHSAFYQKPEVFTDQKVLIVGEGNSGAQILAEVSKVAETVWTTRKTPEFLPDDVDGRVLFDQASAKYYAEKKGEKFDASKYNLGNIVMVPSVKEARNRDVLHSKGQVKAFTESGVIWENGDEESFDAVIWCTGFGFATDHLKNIVSTDERGKIKTKGTRSVEEENLWLVGFGGWTGFASATLIGVGRTARATVKEINANLLEKE; encoded by the coding sequence ATGCAAGAACAAAAAATACATGATGTTATCATAATAGGAGGCGGACAAAGTGCTCTTGCTTGTGGCTATTATCTCCGCAGAACTGATTTGGAATATGTAATTCTGGATAATCAGGAAAAATGTGGTGGAGCCTGGCAACATGGGTGGAAATCTTTAACACTCTTTTCTCCAGCAGAACACAGCTCCTTGCCAGGTTGGTTAATGCCCAAATCAGAAAATGAATTTCCTAGTAGAGAAGAAGTAATTGACTATATATGCCAATATGAAAAGCGATATCGATTACCAGTTGAAAGGCCTTTTGAAGTAAAAGATGTAGAAAAAGAAGCGGATTACTTTGAAATCATAACTGACAAATCAACATTCTACAGTAAGACTATAATTTCAGCCACTGGCACTTGGGAAAAGCCTTTTATTCCTGAAGTTCCTGGAAAGGAAAAATTTAGTGGAAAGCAAGTTCATTCTGCATTTTATCAAAAGCCAGAAGTTTTTACAGACCAAAAAGTATTGATAGTGGGAGAAGGCAATTCAGGTGCTCAAATTTTGGCTGAAGTCTCCAAGGTTGCTGAAACTGTTTGGACAACACGTAAAACACCTGAGTTTTTACCTGATGATGTAGATGGTAGAGTTTTATTCGATCAAGCTTCTGCTAAATATTATGCTGAAAAGAAAGGTGAGAAATTTGATGCTTCAAAATACAATTTAGGTAATATAGTGATGGTTCCTTCGGTGAAAGAAGCACGAAATAGGGATGTCCTCCATTCAAAAGGTCAAGTCAAAGCATTTACTGAATCAGGAGTAATCTGGGAAAATGGAGATGAAGAATCATTTGATGCTGTGATTTGGTGCACTGGTTTTGGTTTTGCCACAGACCATTTAAAAAATATTGTTTCAACAGATGAAAGAGGCAAAATTAAGACTAAAGGAACCCGTTCTGTTGAAGAAGAGAATCTATGGTTAGTAGGTTTTGGCGGCTGGACAGGTTTTGCTTCTGCCACTTTGATTGGAGTTGGGAGAACTGCAAGAGCAACCGTTAAAGAAATCAATGCTAATCTATTAGAAAAAGAATAA
- the arsB gene encoding ACR3 family arsenite efflux transporter, with translation MSEAAGKKKMAFFERYLSLWVALCIGVGILIGYLAGDDISFLSDMEIYKVNLPIAILIWMMIYPMMLQIDFSSIKGIGKAPKGLIMTVVINWLIKPFTMAFFAWIFFEHLYSAFIDPAMAGEYIAGAIILGAAPCTAMVFVWSYLTDGDPNYTLVQVSVNDLIILVGFIPLVGFLLGITDITIPYGTLAASIIIFVVIPLVAGVITNKILVAQKGEKWFQDVFLPKFKPVSIIALLLTLILLFAFQGPNILDNPIIILLIAVPLIIQTYFIFFIAWFAGRKLKLSHAVCSPAAMIGASNFFELAVAVAIALFGLQSPAALVTVVGVLVEVPVMLSLVALANKWKY, from the coding sequence ATGAGTGAAGCCGCAGGAAAGAAAAAAATGGCTTTTTTTGAACGCTATTTAAGCCTTTGGGTAGCCTTATGTATAGGTGTTGGAATATTAATTGGATACTTAGCTGGAGATGATATTTCCTTTTTAAGTGATATGGAGATTTATAAAGTAAATCTGCCAATTGCCATTTTAATTTGGATGATGATTTATCCTATGATGCTGCAAATTGATTTCTCCAGTATAAAAGGAATCGGCAAAGCTCCAAAAGGATTGATTATGACGGTGGTGATCAATTGGCTTATCAAACCCTTCACTATGGCATTTTTCGCCTGGATTTTCTTTGAACATTTATATTCCGCTTTTATTGATCCTGCAATGGCAGGGGAATATATAGCAGGTGCTATTATATTGGGAGCCGCACCATGTACGGCTATGGTTTTCGTTTGGTCTTATTTAACAGATGGCGACCCGAATTACACATTGGTTCAAGTTTCCGTTAACGACCTGATTATTTTAGTGGGTTTTATTCCTTTGGTTGGCTTTCTTTTGGGTATAACGGACATTACAATTCCTTATGGAACACTGGCAGCAAGTATCATTATTTTTGTTGTGATTCCATTAGTGGCTGGTGTGATTACCAATAAAATCTTAGTAGCACAAAAAGGCGAAAAATGGTTTCAGGATGTGTTTTTGCCAAAGTTCAAACCTGTTAGCATTATTGCTTTATTGTTGACTTTAATTCTTTTGTTTGCCTTCCAAGGACCTAATATTTTAGATAATCCAATTATCATACTGCTGATTGCTGTCCCGCTGATCATACAGACTTATTTTATATTTTTCATAGCCTGGTTTGCAGGAAGAAAATTAAAGCTTTCTCATGCAGTATGTTCACCAGCTGCCATGATTGGCGCCAGTAATTTCTTTGAATTAGCAGTGGCAGTAGCTATAGCTTTATTTGGATTGCAAAGCCCGGCTGCTTTGGTAACAGTTGTGGGCGTATTAGTTGAAGTTCCAGTTATGCTTTCTTTAGTTGCTTTGGCTAATAAATGGAAATATTAG
- a CDS encoding protein-tyrosine-phosphatase has product MFQKLTNYIKKLDLESLSSERKEVLNPFIEYLQEKINSGGNISLNFICTHNSRRSHLSQIWAQALAAHFQLNQVTCYSGGTAATAIYPMVIQVLEEAGFETVQLSNEGNPVYAIKYKADSHPIIAFSKTYDHAFNPSIGFAALMTCSDADENCPFIPGTEKRIALNYEDPKAFDGSPLQKSKYEERSRQIATELFYVFLKIKKS; this is encoded by the coding sequence ATGTTCCAAAAACTCACTAATTACATCAAGAAACTAGATTTAGAATCCCTCTCTTCCGAAAGAAAAGAAGTATTAAATCCTTTTATTGAATATTTACAGGAGAAAATCAATTCGGGAGGTAATATTTCACTGAATTTTATCTGTACTCACAATTCTCGAAGAAGTCATCTTTCCCAAATTTGGGCTCAAGCTCTGGCAGCGCATTTTCAGTTGAATCAAGTTACTTGTTATTCTGGAGGAACAGCTGCAACGGCAATTTATCCTATGGTTATTCAGGTTTTGGAAGAAGCTGGTTTTGAAACTGTCCAACTTTCTAATGAAGGAAATCCAGTATATGCTATAAAATATAAAGCAGATAGCCATCCAATCATTGCTTTTTCCAAGACTTACGATCATGCTTTTAATCCGTCCATTGGTTTTGCAGCATTGATGACTTGCTCAGATGCAGATGAAAATTGTCCTTTTATTCCAGGGACGGAAAAAAGAATTGCTTTAAATTATGAAGACCCAAAAGCTTTTGATGGCAGTCCGCTTCAAAAAAGTAAGTATGAAGAAAGAAGTCGTCAAATTGCCACAGAATTATTTTATGTATTCTTAAAAATTAAAAAATCATGA
- a CDS encoding DUF6428 family protein: MKLSEIKSTLENLSEVKFQLPNGEFVPQHFHITEVGIITRNFIDCGGTIRNEQTVNFQLYEAGDYDHRLGAKKLHDIITLSEDKLGIDDNLDIEVEYQGTTIGKYHLHFEEDYFVLLNTQTDCLAKDKCGIPESKPKVQLADVSGSGTNACEPGGGCC, translated from the coding sequence ATGAAACTTTCAGAAATCAAATCAACATTAGAAAACTTAAGCGAAGTTAAATTTCAATTGCCAAATGGGGAGTTTGTCCCTCAGCATTTCCACATTACAGAAGTGGGCATCATTACTCGCAATTTTATTGATTGTGGTGGCACCATAAGAAATGAACAAACAGTAAATTTCCAATTATATGAAGCTGGCGATTACGACCACAGATTAGGAGCTAAAAAACTTCATGATATTATCACCTTATCGGAAGATAAACTTGGAATAGATGATAATTTAGACATAGAAGTGGAATATCAAGGGACTACTATCGGTAAATATCATTTGCATTTCGAGGAAGATTACTTTGTACTTTTGAATACCCAAACAGATTGTTTAGCCAAAGATAAATGTGGAATTCCTGAGTCAAAACCGAAAGTGCAATTAGCTGATGTTTCAGGTTCAGGTACAAATGCATGTGAACCAGGTGGTGGATGTTGTTAA
- a CDS encoding ArsR/SmtB family transcription factor: MGVTKSNLFTEEQNDLANVAKAFAHPARIAIIQYLLKSNACINGHLVAELGLAQATISQHLRALKDIGIIQGTIEGVSVSYCINPKRWEEVKNLFSGIFELYKNPNQQNCC; the protein is encoded by the coding sequence ATGGGCGTAACTAAATCAAATTTATTCACAGAAGAGCAAAATGACTTGGCAAATGTGGCCAAAGCCTTTGCTCATCCGGCTCGTATTGCCATTATTCAGTATTTGCTGAAATCCAATGCATGCATCAATGGACATTTAGTGGCGGAACTTGGCTTAGCGCAGGCTACTATCAGCCAACATTTAAGAGCATTGAAAGACATTGGTATTATACAAGGTACTATTGAAGGTGTATCAGTAAGTTACTGCATAAACCCCAAGCGTTGGGAAGAAGTAAAAAACCTTTTCAGTGGAATTTTTGAGTTATATAAAAACCCAAATCAGCAGAACTGCTGCTGA